A single region of the Halopiger xanaduensis SH-6 genome encodes:
- the cheA gene encoding chemotaxis protein CheA translates to MVRVSDATSTFVQESQEDIRKLNNALLDLEDDPESSDAIETVFRVAHNLKGNFGVMGYTKASNMAHAIEDLLDCIRDGELAVTPERMDLIFEGVDHLEAMVNEISDDGETHTNPEATIEEIRASLEAGANESEDAADADADESASDDGDANADVADAHDVPLEELAEAVDLEDDEELFRASVSIDNDDSPHVDAMFVLDATEDEYDVVRMVPEDDVLESEEFGGVLDAYLRTGDAVGSDDVAGFYDENRYVGDVAVEALGDDLAADADSDADDTASEDDDSGRSTGGSHGSQEVESIRVDVEQIDQLYNQVEEMVTSRIKLRKIIEEHDLVEAEDELEEHGKITSSLQDTVLQIRLVPLKKIVGNFPRVVRDISRDQGKEIDFEMEGVDIEMDRSILNELSDPLMHLIRNAVDHGIESPEEREKKGKPREGSIKLVGERERDRVSITVEDDGAGLDVERIREKAVEKGIKTEEEVKVLDDSEVFDLIFHPGFSTTEEVTEVSGRGVGMDVVNQVVRGVDGSINVESEPDEGTAITLTLPVSVAIVRVLFVTVGDEQYGVPIKNIDEISEFEDVTVESVEGRPAITHDDRVYPLLSLRDHLDVPEAAPSEDDMVIRIKDTVRQVYLRCSDVVGQEEVVIKPFEGLLSGAPGISGASVLGEGEVVMILDVETL, encoded by the coding sequence GTGGTCCGCGTGAGCGACGCGACCAGCACCTTCGTCCAGGAGAGCCAGGAGGACATCCGGAAATTAAACAACGCCCTGCTTGACCTCGAGGACGACCCCGAAAGCTCCGACGCCATCGAGACGGTGTTCCGGGTCGCGCACAACCTCAAGGGCAACTTCGGCGTGATGGGCTACACGAAGGCGAGCAACATGGCCCACGCGATCGAGGACCTGCTCGACTGCATCCGGGACGGCGAACTCGCGGTCACGCCCGAGCGGATGGACCTCATCTTCGAGGGCGTCGACCACCTCGAGGCGATGGTCAACGAGATCTCCGACGACGGGGAGACTCACACGAACCCGGAGGCGACGATCGAGGAGATCCGCGCGTCGCTCGAGGCGGGAGCGAACGAAAGCGAGGACGCCGCCGACGCTGACGCCGACGAAAGCGCGAGCGACGACGGCGACGCGAATGCCGACGTGGCCGACGCGCACGACGTCCCCCTCGAGGAGCTAGCCGAGGCCGTCGACCTCGAGGACGACGAGGAACTCTTCCGGGCGTCCGTCAGCATCGACAACGACGACTCGCCCCACGTCGACGCGATGTTCGTCCTCGACGCGACCGAAGACGAGTACGACGTCGTCCGGATGGTCCCCGAGGACGACGTGCTCGAGTCCGAGGAGTTCGGCGGCGTGCTCGACGCGTACCTGCGCACGGGAGACGCCGTCGGAAGCGACGACGTCGCCGGCTTCTACGACGAGAACCGGTACGTCGGCGACGTCGCGGTCGAGGCGCTCGGCGACGACCTCGCCGCGGACGCCGATTCCGACGCGGACGACACAGCAAGCGAAGACGACGACAGTGGTCGCAGCACCGGCGGTTCCCACGGCTCCCAGGAAGTCGAATCCATCCGCGTCGACGTCGAGCAGATCGACCAGCTCTACAACCAGGTCGAGGAGATGGTCACCAGCCGGATCAAGCTCCGGAAGATCATCGAGGAGCACGACCTCGTCGAAGCCGAGGACGAACTCGAGGAACACGGCAAGATCACCTCGAGCCTGCAGGATACGGTGCTGCAGATCCGCCTCGTTCCGCTGAAGAAGATCGTCGGGAACTTCCCGCGGGTCGTCCGCGACATCTCCCGCGATCAGGGCAAGGAGATCGACTTCGAGATGGAGGGCGTCGACATCGAGATGGACCGCTCGATCCTCAACGAACTGAGCGATCCGCTGATGCACCTCATCCGGAACGCGGTCGACCACGGCATCGAGTCCCCGGAGGAGCGCGAGAAGAAGGGCAAACCCCGCGAAGGATCGATCAAACTCGTCGGGGAGCGCGAGCGCGACCGCGTCTCGATCACCGTCGAAGACGACGGCGCCGGACTCGACGTCGAACGCATCCGCGAGAAGGCGGTCGAGAAGGGGATCAAGACCGAGGAGGAAGTGAAGGTTCTCGACGATTCCGAGGTGTTCGACCTCATCTTCCATCCGGGCTTCTCGACCACCGAAGAGGTCACCGAGGTCAGCGGCCGCGGCGTCGGGATGGACGTGGTCAATCAGGTCGTCCGCGGCGTCGACGGCTCGATCAATGTCGAGAGCGAACCGGACGAGGGGACGGCTATCACGCTCACGCTGCCGGTCAGCGTCGCCATCGTCCGCGTGCTGTTCGTCACCGTCGGCGACGAGCAGTACGGCGTGCCGATCAAGAACATCGACGAGATCTCCGAGTTCGAGGACGTGACCGTCGAGTCCGTCGAAGGCCGGCCCGCGATCACGCACGACGACCGCGTCTACCCGCTGCTCTCGCTTCGCGACCACCTCGACGTCCCGGAGGCCGCCCCCTCCGAGGACGACATGGTCATCCGGATCAAGGACACCGTCAGGCAGGTCTACCTGCGCTGCTCCGACGTCGTCGGTCAGGAAGAGGTCGTCATCAAACCGTTCGAGGGCCTCCTGAGCGGCGCGCCCGGTATCAGCGGCGCCTCCGTCCTCGGCGAGGGCGAGGTCGTGATGATTCTGGACGTCGAAACGCTGTAG
- the cheY gene encoding chemotaxis protein CheY — protein MDVLITDDSGFMRDLLREILEEDHNIVGEAENGVEAVELYQEESPDIVFMDIVMPIKDGIEATDEITDMDPDAKVVMCTSVEQAEQMKDSIKAGAEGYITKPFQKESVLEELNSIVAG, from the coding sequence ATGGACGTGCTGATTACAGACGATTCTGGGTTCATGCGGGATCTCCTCCGTGAAATCCTCGAGGAAGACCACAACATCGTCGGGGAAGCCGAAAACGGCGTCGAAGCCGTCGAACTCTATCAGGAAGAATCGCCGGACATCGTCTTTATGGACATCGTCATGCCGATCAAGGACGGAATCGAGGCGACCGACGAGATCACGGACATGGATCCGGACGCGAAGGTCGTCATGTGCACCAGCGTCGAGCAGGCCGAGCAGATGAAAGACTCGATCAAGGCCGGCGCCGAGGGTTACATCACGAAACCCTTCCAGAAGGAAAGCGTGCTCGAGGAACTCAACAGCATCGTCGCCGGGTAA
- a CDS encoding chemotaxis protein CheC → MEIDIRELETFQELAHDGAQSAADSLAQLTGISTNVQVTNVSLMSASDLQYEFIGTEFAGVNIDLSGEISGEVVLAFDERGRRAITDELVPADDPEKKKSSIKEVGNIMSSGFVDGWANYLNAKIKNSPPDYIEGTGVDVLPKSATEEDTHLLVFRSRVEASQGEVNEPVDFRILLVPDSTSLERALTPRAEDGISFEKLEVFTDMTKEGAEKAAANITSMTGIDTNVNVSRLTLVPIEDIPREVGNKRYVGNVMEFEGKLGGYLVILFDQPSGRAVVDSLVPMETDEQWGSMEQEALKELGNIMTSGFIDGWANVLDAEIKHKPPEFVADTGSSIMSPITSKIAETDDHAFMLDSSIQTDSDQVFTCQMLALPRRDELEQALSDLLVENSENTRIDPADLFDR, encoded by the coding sequence ATGGAAATCGACATTCGAGAACTCGAGACCTTTCAGGAGCTCGCCCACGACGGCGCACAGTCGGCCGCCGACTCTCTCGCACAGTTGACGGGGATCAGCACGAACGTTCAGGTGACCAACGTCTCGCTGATGTCCGCGTCGGACCTGCAGTACGAATTCATCGGCACCGAGTTCGCCGGCGTCAACATCGATCTGAGCGGCGAAATTTCGGGCGAGGTTGTCCTCGCGTTCGACGAACGGGGTCGGCGCGCGATCACCGACGAACTCGTTCCCGCCGACGACCCCGAGAAGAAAAAGAGCAGCATCAAGGAAGTCGGAAATATCATGTCCAGCGGGTTCGTCGACGGCTGGGCGAACTACCTGAACGCCAAGATCAAGAACTCGCCGCCGGACTACATCGAGGGGACCGGCGTCGACGTCTTACCCAAGTCGGCGACGGAGGAGGACACCCACCTCCTCGTGTTCCGCAGCCGCGTCGAAGCCTCGCAGGGCGAGGTCAACGAACCCGTCGACTTCCGCATTCTACTCGTTCCCGACTCGACCTCGCTCGAGCGCGCGCTTACGCCCCGCGCCGAGGACGGCATCTCCTTCGAGAAGCTCGAGGTCTTCACGGATATGACCAAGGAGGGCGCCGAGAAGGCGGCGGCGAACATCACCTCGATGACCGGCATCGACACGAACGTCAACGTCAGCCGGCTGACGCTGGTGCCGATCGAGGACATCCCGCGCGAGGTCGGCAACAAGCGCTACGTCGGCAACGTCATGGAGTTCGAGGGGAAACTCGGCGGCTACCTCGTGATCCTGTTCGACCAGCCCTCCGGACGGGCGGTCGTCGACTCGCTGGTGCCGATGGAGACCGACGAACAGTGGGGCAGCATGGAACAGGAGGCGCTCAAGGAACTGGGCAACATCATGACCAGCGGCTTCATCGACGGCTGGGCGAACGTCTTAGACGCCGAGATCAAACACAAGCCGCCGGAGTTCGTCGCCGACACCGGCTCCTCGATCATGAGCCCGATCACGTCGAAGATCGCCGAGACCGACGATCACGCGTTCATGCTCGACTCGAGCATCCAGACCGACAGCGATCAGGTGTTCACCTGCCAGATGCTCGCCCTACCGCGGCGGGACGAACTCGAGCAGGCGCTATCGGATCTGCTCGTCGAGAACTCGGAGAATACGCGCATCGATCCCGCCGACCTGTTCGATCGGTAA
- a CDS encoding CheF family chemotaxis protein, with the protein MTEDVVADFTGRFFFNRGGTGDGTPFTGRIITTEKRVVLVTEDEKKTIPLSRVVDVNVGTVPSHVRQFFDDTVTIGYKTDEGTRSAVIESRGESVEEFVSLLFRCLLDGRKAAVRHPARVGGRVKDTSVVPGKIGIDDRRIEVRSKAGTFSFDVETVMEIDRTNKIGESDDRVTLVVKHIDRGSGLTQTSLIAPSKSQYVNLLARFLRLEFDELREEVADLELSNPEKRVLVGIHATGGDIDFTNMLDGDPTYVTNVLNSVQKKGLIVENGNEMSLTAKGRIIVSERIEDVNAGGTLDQLDR; encoded by the coding sequence ATGACTGAGGACGTCGTCGCCGATTTCACGGGGCGGTTCTTTTTCAATCGCGGCGGTACGGGGGATGGGACGCCGTTTACCGGGCGGATCATTACGACCGAGAAACGGGTCGTACTCGTGACCGAGGACGAGAAGAAGACGATTCCGCTCTCGCGGGTCGTCGACGTCAACGTCGGCACCGTCCCGAGTCACGTCAGGCAGTTCTTCGACGATACGGTGACGATCGGCTACAAGACCGACGAGGGGACCCGCAGCGCGGTCATCGAGAGCCGCGGCGAGTCCGTCGAGGAGTTCGTCTCGCTGCTGTTTCGCTGCCTGCTGGACGGTCGGAAAGCCGCCGTCCGCCACCCGGCCCGCGTCGGCGGCCGCGTCAAGGACACCTCCGTCGTCCCCGGGAAGATCGGCATCGACGACCGGCGGATCGAGGTCCGCTCGAAGGCCGGCACCTTCAGCTTCGACGTCGAGACCGTCATGGAGATCGATCGAACCAACAAGATCGGCGAGAGCGACGACCGCGTGACGCTGGTCGTCAAACACATCGACCGCGGCTCCGGACTCACACAGACGTCGCTGATCGCCCCCTCGAAGAGTCAGTACGTGAACCTGCTCGCCCGGTTCCTCCGCCTCGAGTTCGACGAACTTCGGGAGGAGGTCGCGGACCTCGAGCTCTCGAACCCCGAAAAGCGGGTCCTGGTCGGGATCCACGCGACCGGCGGCGACATCGACTTCACCAACATGTTAGACGGCGATCCGACCTACGTGACGAACGTCCTCAACTCGGTCCAGAAGAAGGGACTGATCGTCGAGAACGGCAACGAGATGTCGCTGACGGCGAAGGGACGGATCATCGTCAGCGAGCGGATCGAGGACGTCAACGCGGGCGGAACGCTCGACCAGTTAGATCGGTAG
- a CDS encoding type II/IV secretion system ATPase subunit: MTEMGTPKPSDELQEIAARRPHLREHLKKFRQITGEFPMLIDEPTAEHEVAHPNVIYPVGGPIYSHVYGDIGTKMQYFAVEPTLSEEEQEVFESVKDSLLRRSATKKAPEKDAEYDDRIEELLQETTHIKGEETDNLLEELKVRFHPGIEEVPQETYENIRYRLNRDIVGLGPLEPIMRDPENEDIHVIGPNECYVDHGVFGMVETSVDFGTREAFDRWLSNMGERIGNPMTDAEPIVDSTLPDGSRLNVIYSDDVSVKGPSLTIRQGDEVPLSVTQITNWGTLSPELAAYLWLCLENEQTVFVVGETASGKTTTLNSIMSFIPRDSKIYTAEDTAEVLPPHNTWQQLLTRESQSEDSVDVDMFKLVEAALRSRPEYIVVGEVRGEEGRMAFQAAQTGHPVMLTFHASDIVSMIQRFTGDPINVPETFMDNADVALFQNRVKQGDDVLRRVTSVQEIEGYSEQMDGVVTRQVFYWDPVEDEIVFQGMNNSYVLEDQIATLLGYAETRDIYDDLRFRADIIERMIQENILEYHEVNSAIESFQRDGVEGLPFHITRPD; encoded by the coding sequence ATGACGGAAATGGGGACGCCGAAGCCGTCGGACGAGCTTCAGGAGATAGCGGCGCGTCGCCCGCACCTCCGCGAGCACTTGAAGAAGTTCCGACAGATCACCGGCGAGTTCCCGATGTTGATCGACGAGCCGACGGCCGAACACGAGGTCGCACACCCGAACGTCATCTACCCGGTCGGCGGTCCGATTTACAGTCACGTCTACGGCGACATCGGGACGAAGATGCAGTACTTCGCCGTCGAGCCGACGCTCTCCGAGGAAGAGCAGGAGGTCTTCGAGAGCGTCAAAGACTCCTTGCTTCGCCGCAGCGCGACCAAGAAGGCGCCGGAGAAAGACGCCGAGTACGACGACCGGATCGAAGAGTTGCTCCAGGAGACGACCCACATCAAGGGCGAGGAGACGGACAACCTCCTCGAGGAGCTGAAGGTTCGGTTCCACCCCGGCATCGAAGAAGTTCCACAGGAGACCTACGAGAACATCCGCTACCGCCTGAATCGGGATATCGTCGGACTGGGACCGCTCGAGCCGATCATGCGCGACCCGGAGAACGAGGACATTCACGTGATCGGCCCCAACGAGTGTTACGTCGATCACGGCGTGTTCGGGATGGTCGAGACGTCGGTCGACTTCGGGACGCGGGAGGCGTTCGACCGCTGGCTCTCGAACATGGGCGAGCGGATCGGCAACCCGATGACCGACGCGGAGCCGATCGTCGACTCGACGCTGCCCGACGGCTCGCGTCTGAACGTCATTTACAGCGACGACGTGAGCGTGAAGGGGCCCAGCCTCACGATCCGTCAGGGCGACGAGGTCCCCCTTTCAGTGACGCAGATTACCAACTGGGGGACGCTCTCGCCCGAACTGGCCGCGTACCTGTGGCTCTGTCTCGAGAACGAGCAGACGGTGTTCGTCGTCGGGGAGACGGCGTCGGGGAAGACGACGACGCTGAACTCCATCATGTCGTTCATTCCGCGGGACTCGAAGATCTACACCGCGGAGGACACCGCCGAGGTGCTGCCGCCCCACAACACGTGGCAGCAGCTGCTCACGCGCGAGAGCCAGAGCGAGGACAGCGTCGACGTCGACATGTTCAAACTGGTCGAGGCCGCGCTTCGTTCCCGCCCCGAGTACATCGTCGTGGGTGAGGTTCGTGGTGAGGAGGGTCGCATGGCCTTCCAGGCGGCCCAGACCGGCCACCCGGTCATGCTGACCTTCCACGCGAGCGACATCGTCTCAATGATCCAGCGGTTTACCGGGGACCCGATCAACGTCCCCGAGACGTTCATGGACAACGCCGACGTGGCGCTGTTCCAGAACCGCGTCAAGCAGGGCGACGACGTCCTGCGTCGCGTGACCTCGGTCCAGGAGATCGAGGGCTACTCCGAGCAGATGGACGGGGTCGTCACCCGGCAGGTGTTCTACTGGGACCCCGTCGAGGACGAGATCGTCTTCCAGGGGATGAACAACTCCTACGTGCTCGAGGACCAGATCGCGACCCTGCTGGGCTATGCGGAGACCCGGGACATCTACGACGACCTGCGGTTCCGCGCCGACATCATCGAGCGGATGATCCAGGAGAACATCCTCGAGTACCACGAGGTCAACTCGGCGATCGAGTCGTTCCAGCGCGACGGCGTCGAAGGGCTGCCGTTCCACATCACGCGGCCGGACTAA
- a CDS encoding ATPase domain-containing protein: MSKRNNIFSIGLDDRDRLNKELGGGIPTGSIVLMEGDYGAGKSAISQRFAYGLCQTGKSVTFLSTELEVQGFIDQMDSLNYNVEEHLLFENMLFLHGDLDSGGVLSSTTEEDNRQDLLTDLMEEETLWSADIVIIDTFDAILRNDPKFEALVRQNEERQAALEIISFLRDIISQGKVVVLTVDPSTVGEEAIGPFRSIADVFIELEMIEVGNDIRRQLFIKRFAGMGEQVGDRVGYSVRSGTGIVIENRSVA; this comes from the coding sequence ATGAGTAAGCGTAACAATATCTTCTCTATCGGGTTGGACGACCGCGACCGCCTCAACAAGGAACTCGGCGGCGGCATTCCGACCGGCAGTATCGTTCTCATGGAAGGCGACTACGGGGCCGGCAAAAGCGCGATCTCCCAACGGTTCGCCTACGGACTGTGCCAGACGGGCAAGTCGGTTACGTTCCTCTCGACGGAACTCGAGGTACAGGGCTTTATCGACCAGATGGACTCGCTGAACTACAACGTCGAGGAACACCTCCTGTTCGAGAACATGTTGTTCCTCCACGGCGATCTGGACAGCGGGGGCGTGCTTTCCTCGACCACCGAGGAAGACAACCGTCAGGATCTGCTGACGGATCTGATGGAGGAAGAGACCCTGTGGTCCGCCGACATCGTAATCATCGATACCTTCGACGCGATCCTCCGTAACGATCCGAAGTTCGAGGCGCTGGTCCGGCAAAACGAGGAGCGCCAGGCCGCCCTCGAGATCATCTCGTTCCTCCGCGATATCATCTCCCAGGGGAAGGTCGTCGTGCTGACGGTCGACCCCTCGACGGTCGGCGAGGAAGCGATCGGCCCGTTCCGATCGATCGCCGACGTGTTCATCGAACTCGAGATGATCGAAGTCGGGAACGACATCCGCCGCCAGCTGTTCATCAAGCGCTTCGCGGGGATGGGCGAACAGGTCGGCGACCGGGTCGGCTACTCGGTCCGGTCCGGAACCGGAATCGTCATCGAGAACCGGAGCGTCGCCTAA
- a CDS encoding FlaD/FlaE family flagellar protein — protein sequence MLLSIIGNLLGDGDGQNTDGNDGGSDGGNDLMGGDLSGSTSDEGLMPGTNNSNAGDDDDILADGSNGGMGGMDDMDDMGGDDDLLSDDGGMDGMDMDGEMSLDGMDGGEGDDGPSSELESRVEEIENNVGSLSSTVNTVQSENEKISDSLEEIEEDIRKLLEVYEMVTQGVNPFVEGDSLSDSFEHGSGGGGAQGTGNFGDESLFDSDVEDEEDEEIDDDIANAEAEDFLDDGMDDTDDEEDLEFDDVGMDDEFDDMDEGGDDDFELDDGDDADTSSDSDSADGDLSFDELKSEYESGDANWDEGDADDGGADDAGEPEDPFAEADEEDADLGFDDGADEDAADDPFAEDAADTGTATAETEPAATVDDLEDESAGAAPAGDIAWDDGGRPYLESIPSEYDTQFVVMDWLDYLVSEAGLNGAARTIKFYESIRWVSSPVEAHLQTTLNGFGGGPDVEDPEPRSALGVNHKRSLWRISQIKTPEKERKPFDEWLAQEGLNGAAGDVPEADADVPEDDELSIDIEGPEDATDDLETDGADDADDEADADGDSGEELVYTAVDDVDEPATDGADASADDADTTAAADAYANESEQGADDESGGTTFEHVDIDRDETETDTNGAQKILIDESGSEDDANAASSADADRTRETAPDAATETDAVWTDSTNATVLRENRVDDDFTDNGQMIWVDSDVVLSEAGADLYNTGGYARGADAETAEQDGDDSLKPLFIPDEEGNLTIEPVQLLLVHDDETDRS from the coding sequence ATGCTATTGTCCATAATCGGGAATCTACTCGGCGACGGCGACGGGCAAAACACCGACGGGAACGACGGCGGTTCCGACGGTGGGAACGACCTCATGGGCGGCGACCTCTCGGGAAGCACGAGCGACGAGGGGCTGATGCCCGGCACGAACAACTCGAACGCCGGCGACGACGACGATATCCTCGCCGACGGCAGCAACGGCGGCATGGGCGGGATGGACGACATGGACGACATGGGCGGTGACGACGACCTGCTCAGCGACGACGGCGGGATGGACGGCATGGATATGGACGGCGAGATGTCGCTCGACGGCATGGACGGCGGCGAAGGCGACGACGGCCCCTCCAGCGAACTCGAGTCCCGCGTCGAGGAGATCGAAAACAACGTCGGCTCGCTTTCTTCAACGGTCAACACCGTCCAGAGCGAGAACGAGAAGATCAGCGACTCCCTCGAGGAGATCGAAGAGGACATTCGCAAGCTGCTGGAAGTCTACGAGATGGTGACGCAGGGCGTGAACCCGTTCGTCGAGGGCGACTCGCTGAGCGACTCCTTCGAGCACGGCAGCGGGGGCGGAGGCGCCCAGGGGACGGGTAACTTCGGCGACGAGAGCCTGTTCGACAGCGACGTCGAGGACGAGGAAGACGAGGAGATCGACGACGATATCGCGAACGCCGAAGCCGAGGACTTCCTCGACGACGGCATGGACGACACGGACGACGAGGAGGACCTCGAGTTCGACGACGTCGGGATGGACGACGAGTTCGACGACATGGACGAGGGCGGTGACGACGACTTCGAACTCGACGATGGAGACGACGCCGACACGAGTTCTGACTCCGACTCGGCCGACGGGGACCTCTCGTTCGACGAACTGAAATCCGAGTACGAGTCCGGCGACGCCAACTGGGACGAAGGCGACGCGGACGACGGCGGTGCTGACGATGCCGGCGAGCCCGAGGACCCGTTCGCGGAGGCGGACGAGGAAGACGCCGACCTCGGATTCGACGACGGTGCCGACGAGGACGCAGCGGACGACCCCTTCGCCGAGGACGCTGCCGATACCGGTACCGCCACCGCCGAAACCGAACCGGCCGCGACGGTCGACGACCTCGAGGACGAATCGGCGGGCGCCGCGCCCGCGGGCGATATCGCCTGGGACGACGGCGGCCGACCGTACCTCGAGTCGATCCCCTCGGAGTACGACACCCAGTTCGTCGTGATGGACTGGCTGGACTACCTCGTGAGCGAAGCGGGGCTCAACGGCGCCGCGCGGACCATCAAGTTCTACGAGTCGATCCGGTGGGTGAGTTCGCCGGTCGAAGCCCACCTTCAGACGACGCTGAACGGGTTCGGCGGCGGGCCGGACGTCGAGGATCCGGAGCCGCGGTCGGCGCTCGGCGTCAACCACAAGCGCAGTCTCTGGCGGATCAGTCAGATCAAAACGCCGGAGAAGGAACGGAAACCGTTCGACGAGTGGCTGGCCCAGGAGGGCCTGAACGGCGCTGCGGGCGACGTCCCGGAGGCTGACGCGGACGTGCCCGAGGACGACGAACTCTCGATCGATATCGAGGGCCCCGAGGACGCGACCGACGACCTCGAGACCGACGGGGCCGACGATGCTGACGATGAAGCCGATGCAGACGGCGACTCGGGCGAAGAACTCGTCTACACCGCCGTCGACGACGTCGACGAGCCGGCGACCGACGGTGCCGACGCGAGTGCTGACGACGCGGACACGACCGCGGCCGCAGACGCGTACGCGAACGAATCCGAGCAGGGTGCCGACGACGAGTCCGGTGGGACGACGTTCGAGCACGTCGACATCGACCGCGACGAGACGGAGACCGACACCAACGGCGCCCAGAAGATCCTCATCGACGAGTCGGGATCGGAGGACGACGCGAACGCGGCCTCGAGCGCCGACGCGGATCGAACGCGAGAGACCGCACCGGACGCCGCAACTGAAACGGACGCCGTCTGGACGGACAGCACCAACGCGACCGTCCTCCGCGAGAACCGCGTCGACGACGACTTTACTGACAACGGCCAGATGATCTGGGTCGACTCGGACGTCGTGCTCTCGGAGGCCGGCGCCGACCTCTACAACACGGGCGGCTACGCTCGAGGGGCGGACGCCGAGACGGCGGAGCAGGACGGAGACGACTCGCTCAAACCGCTGTTTATCCCGGACGAAGAGGGCAACCTGACGATCGAACCCGTCCAGTTGCTCCTCGTCCACGACGACGAGACGGACCGGAGCTGA
- a CDS encoding DUF7500 family protein produces the protein MTTGNEGGDPKEKADVPPVLPSEQQSSGDAKGALSPDDLDFTESPYVDEIDEGRYVVSADRTPPNVPDKQGSSQSLPQAKTQSQSQAPATRSNASGETAPATDAGPESAPAAADPRGTANGIQSPEAARTLLANELERVDTRFAIDIVSRFGEDTVRHRMTSDDVVGTFNSLVFWYARHVSRNTPTNRAASLLLAKSDFTPELTETQVRTAMAKHGLDESSSLEELLEALE, from the coding sequence ATGACAACAGGTAACGAGGGAGGGGATCCCAAAGAGAAGGCCGACGTTCCGCCCGTACTCCCGAGCGAACAACAATCGTCGGGGGACGCGAAGGGTGCCCTCTCGCCCGACGACCTCGATTTCACGGAGAGTCCGTACGTGGACGAGATCGACGAGGGGCGATACGTGGTCTCCGCGGATCGAACGCCCCCGAACGTGCCCGACAAGCAGGGGTCGTCACAGTCGCTTCCGCAGGCCAAAACGCAGTCGCAGTCTCAGGCCCCTGCAACTCGATCGAACGCCAGCGGAGAAACAGCCCCGGCGACCGACGCAGGCCCCGAATCCGCACCCGCCGCGGCCGATCCTCGCGGTACCGCGAACGGGATCCAGAGTCCCGAAGCCGCCCGAACGCTCCTCGCGAACGAACTCGAGCGCGTCGACACCCGCTTTGCGATCGACATCGTCTCGCGGTTCGGCGAGGACACGGTCAGACACCGGATGACCTCCGACGACGTCGTCGGGACGTTCAACAGTCTCGTCTTCTGGTACGCGCGCCACGTCTCGCGGAACACGCCGACGAACCGCGCCGCCTCCCTGCTGCTCGCGAAATCGGACTTCACGCCGGAACTCACGGAAACGCAGGTCCGAACCGCGATGGCCAAACACGGACTCGACGAGTCGAGCAGTCTCGAGGAGTTGCTCGAGGCGCTCGAGTAG